One genomic region from Streptomyces sp. NBC_01431 encodes:
- a CDS encoding serine/threonine-protein kinase, with translation MHGAANTPGGDRTELLPRGYRVGGWEVTEPIGAGGWATVHAGKPVEGDAAQEAAVALKVLPTAGLAPRQARKVAETARREVEFGRRSNHPRLIRLLDTVVLAEPDDPLLDGAIVLVMERAERSLRDLLDSGVTEAEGARLVAEICEGLAHLHRGGWVHGDLKPDNILLMADGSVKLSDFGLVTQLTGTHGTHGYAPPMGTFDYLPPERWKAPLGEHGVEVRPSADIWALGITVHELFARGASPFPGATPMARGAAAQEYADGRATLRLDGAVPPFWRALAADCLAPTHRVRAQHTAESLLARISARQATEVDATVPPGRHTTPRRRRRRAALVTLAMCAVGATVWPHVGYDATSTGPGATTDQAAGRIRVFNADPNCRGHTDRDPQCSLGLAIDPLRPYTIDNVVPTRVWQGDEVTADCRTRGMPIIDEAGTHSADWYRVRLPGTPDRPTAWLPAVRTKDRPPVPECPSPTPVR, from the coding sequence GTGCACGGCGCGGCGAACACACCGGGAGGTGACCGTACGGAACTCCTTCCACGCGGCTACCGCGTGGGCGGCTGGGAGGTCACGGAGCCGATCGGGGCCGGGGGCTGGGCAACTGTCCATGCGGGCAAGCCAGTTGAGGGTGACGCCGCACAGGAGGCGGCCGTCGCGCTCAAGGTCCTGCCGACCGCCGGCCTCGCGCCGCGCCAGGCCCGCAAGGTCGCCGAAACCGCCCGGCGCGAAGTCGAGTTCGGCCGGCGGTCCAACCATCCGAGGCTGATCCGCCTGCTGGACACCGTGGTACTCGCCGAACCCGACGATCCGTTGCTGGACGGCGCGATCGTGCTGGTCATGGAGCGGGCCGAACGCAGTCTTCGGGATCTCCTCGATTCCGGCGTGACCGAGGCCGAGGGCGCCCGGCTCGTCGCCGAGATCTGTGAGGGCCTGGCGCATCTGCACCGCGGCGGATGGGTGCACGGCGATCTCAAACCGGACAACATCCTGCTCATGGCGGACGGTTCGGTGAAGCTCTCGGACTTCGGGCTCGTCACCCAGCTGACCGGCACCCACGGCACCCACGGATACGCGCCTCCGATGGGCACCTTCGACTACCTCCCGCCCGAACGCTGGAAGGCGCCGCTCGGCGAGCACGGCGTCGAGGTCCGCCCGAGCGCCGACATCTGGGCCCTGGGGATCACGGTCCACGAGCTGTTCGCCCGCGGCGCCTCGCCGTTCCCCGGCGCCACTCCCATGGCACGCGGCGCCGCGGCACAGGAGTACGCCGACGGGCGGGCAACGCTGCGCCTGGACGGCGCGGTGCCGCCGTTCTGGCGCGCGCTGGCCGCCGACTGCCTGGCCCCGACCCACCGCGTACGCGCCCAGCACACCGCCGAGAGCCTGCTGGCGCGCATCAGCGCCCGGCAGGCCACCGAGGTAGACGCCACCGTGCCGCCCGGACGGCACACGACACCCCGCCGCCGACGTCGACGCGCCGCGCTCGTCACCCTCGCGATGTGCGCGGTCGGCGCGACGGTCTGGCCCCACGTCGGGTACGACGCCACATCCACCGGACCCGGCGCCACGACCGACCAAGCCGCCGGCCGGATCCGGGTGTTCAACGCGGACCCGAACTGCCGGGGCCATACGGACCGGGACCCGCAGTGCAGTCTCGGCCTGGCGATCGACCCGCTGCGGCCCTACACGATCGACAACGTCGTACCGACCCGGGTGTGGCAGGGCGACGAAGTCACCGCCGACTGCCGGACGCGAGGCATGCCCATCATCGACGAGGCGGGCACACACTCCGCCGACTGGTACCGCGTCCGCCTGCCCGGGACTCCGGATCGGCCCACCGCCTGGCTGCCCGCCGTGCGCACGAAGGACCGGCCACCGGTCCCCGAGTGCCCCTCTCCCACCCCCGTTCGGTGA
- a CDS encoding serine/threonine protein kinase, with the protein MSGVVIYLPRASGDVAGEPCGDAVTLRLGPGEVARFGRGSATTPVELRLEDEAISRLAGEIRVTDDHWQLSNLSTTQSYLVENPEGAGEYLRVPPRRAGAPIPFEFSRVVLPARRNTSVAFQVFAPDHVYLDPEGMGGQWGSRTLTAYSLDETALYFLILVALCEPRLRDESPVAVPTTPQIVERLKGHAACARLTARAVSSHIDYLADEKMRISAPAESGPRREARRNGKREAIVGLVLRFGLVREEHLALLPPRAAAGARERGPAR; encoded by the coding sequence GTGAGCGGGGTAGTGATCTACCTGCCGCGGGCAAGCGGCGATGTGGCGGGTGAGCCGTGCGGTGACGCGGTGACACTGCGGCTGGGCCCGGGGGAGGTGGCACGCTTCGGGCGCGGCTCCGCGACCACCCCGGTCGAACTCCGCCTCGAGGACGAGGCCATCTCCCGGCTCGCGGGCGAGATCCGGGTGACCGACGACCACTGGCAGCTCAGCAACCTCAGTACGACGCAGAGCTATCTGGTGGAGAACCCGGAAGGGGCGGGGGAGTACCTGCGCGTGCCGCCGCGACGGGCCGGCGCACCCATCCCCTTCGAGTTCTCCCGGGTCGTGCTGCCCGCCCGGCGCAACACCTCGGTCGCCTTCCAGGTGTTCGCGCCCGACCACGTGTACCTCGACCCCGAAGGCATGGGCGGGCAGTGGGGGAGTCGCACGCTCACGGCGTACTCCCTGGACGAGACGGCCCTCTACTTCCTCATCCTCGTGGCGCTCTGCGAACCGCGGCTGCGCGACGAGTCGCCCGTCGCGGTGCCGACCACACCCCAGATCGTGGAACGTCTCAAGGGGCACGCCGCGTGCGCCCGGCTCACGGCTCGGGCGGTCAGTTCGCACATCGACTACCTCGCCGACGAGAAGATGCGGATCAGCGCACCGGCCGAGTCCGGGCCCCGCAGGGAAGCCCGCCGCAACGGCAAACGGGAGGCGATCGTCGGGCTCGTGCTGCGGTTCGGTCTGGTACGGGAGGAACACCTCGCGCTGCTGCCGCCGAGGGCCGCGGCGGGCGCGCGGGAGCGGGGGCCGGCGCGGTGA
- the meaB gene encoding methylmalonyl Co-A mutase-associated GTPase MeaB: MAIDVDTYAKGVLDGKRAYIARAVTLVESTRPDHRALAQSLLTELLPHSGKARRVGISGVPGVGKSTFIDALGTMLTSLGHRVAVLAVDPSSSRTGGSILGDKTRMERLAVDPAAFVRPSPTAGTLGGVAKATRESIVVMEAAGYDVVLVETVGVGQSETAVANMVDSFLLLTLARTGDQLQGIKKGVLELADVIAVNKADGPHERDAKAAGRELAGALRLMHPADSAWTPPVLSCSARESTGLDAVWERLEQHRTLLDSTGRLAAKRREQQVDWTWTMVRDELLGRLHADPAVRSLAPSLERQVREGELTATRAAERILDAFGGAG; encoded by the coding sequence ATGGCGATCGACGTCGACACCTATGCGAAGGGCGTACTCGACGGGAAGCGGGCGTACATCGCGCGGGCCGTCACCCTCGTGGAGTCCACCCGGCCCGATCACCGCGCCCTGGCGCAGTCCCTTCTCACCGAGCTGCTGCCGCACAGCGGGAAGGCCCGGCGCGTCGGCATCAGCGGCGTTCCCGGCGTCGGCAAGTCGACTTTCATCGACGCGCTGGGCACGATGCTCACGTCGCTCGGGCACCGGGTCGCGGTGCTGGCCGTCGACCCGTCATCGAGCCGCACCGGCGGATCCATCCTGGGCGACAAGACGCGCATGGAGCGCCTGGCCGTGGACCCGGCCGCCTTCGTGCGGCCCTCGCCCACGGCCGGCACGCTTGGCGGGGTGGCCAAGGCGACCCGGGAGTCGATCGTGGTGATGGAGGCGGCGGGCTACGACGTGGTCCTGGTGGAGACGGTGGGTGTGGGCCAGTCGGAGACGGCGGTCGCGAACATGGTCGACTCCTTCCTGCTGCTCACCCTCGCGCGCACCGGGGACCAGTTGCAGGGCATCAAGAAGGGCGTCCTGGAGCTGGCCGATGTGATCGCGGTGAACAAGGCGGACGGCCCGCACGAGCGCGACGCCAAGGCCGCGGGCCGCGAACTGGCGGGCGCCCTGCGGCTGATGCACCCCGCGGACTCGGCCTGGACCCCGCCCGTCCTGAGTTGCAGCGCCCGGGAGTCGACCGGCCTCGACGCCGTATGGGAACGCCTCGAACAGCACCGCACCCTGCTCGACTCGACCGGCCGGCTCGCCGCCAAGCGCCGCGAGCAGCAGGTCGACTGGACTTGGACGATGGTCCGTGACGAGCTGCTCGGCCGTCTGCACGCGGATCCCGCGGTACGGTCCCTCGCACCCTCCCTCGAACGGCAGGTCCGCGAGGGCGAGTTGACGGCCACCCGCGCCGCCGAACGTATCCTCGACGCGTTCGGCGGCGCGGGCTGA
- the scpA gene encoding methylmalonyl-CoA mutase, producing MGIPDFSGVELGVPRAEGSADQWRTALKRAAGGSEPLWETPEGIAVEPLYTGRDTEGLDFLGTYPGIAPYLRGPYPTMYVNQPWTIRQYAGFSTAEESNAFYRRNLAAGQKGLSVAFDLPTHRGYDSDHPRVTGDVGMAGVAIDSIYDMRQLFDGIPLDKMTVSMTMNGAVLPVLALYIVAAEEQGVPPEKLAGTIQNDILKEFMVRNTYIYPPKPSMRIISDIFAFTSQRMPRYNSISISGYHIQEAGATADLELAYTLADGVEYLRAGQEAGLDVDAFAPRLSFFWAIGMNFFMEIAKMRAARLLWARLVKQFDPQNAKSLSLRTHSQTSGWSLTAQDVFNNVTRTCVEAMAATQGHTQSLHTNALDEALALPTDFSARIARNTQLLIQQESGTTRVIDPWGGSAYVEKLTYDLARRAWQHIEEVEAAGGMAKAIDAGIPKLRIEEAAARTQARIDSGRQPVIGVNKYRVDSDEQIDVLKVDNSSVRVQQIEKLRRLRAERDEGACQDALRALTTAAAGTGNLLELAVHAARAKATVGEISDALEKVYGRHSSQIRTISGVYRNEAGESPSVERTRTRVDAFEEAEGRRPRILVAKMGQDGHDRGQKVIATAFADLGFDVDVGPLFQTPAEVARQAVEADVHIVGVSSLAAGHLTLVPALREQLAEEGREDIMIVVGGVIPPQDVPTLLEMGATAVFPPGTVIPDAAHDLVHKLAADLGHGL from the coding sequence ATGGGAATCCCCGACTTCTCCGGGGTCGAACTGGGCGTGCCGCGCGCCGAGGGCTCCGCCGACCAATGGCGTACGGCCCTGAAGCGAGCGGCCGGCGGGAGCGAGCCGCTCTGGGAGACGCCCGAGGGCATCGCCGTCGAGCCGCTGTACACCGGTCGCGACACGGAGGGCCTGGACTTCCTCGGCACCTACCCGGGCATCGCGCCGTATCTGCGCGGGCCCTACCCGACGATGTACGTCAACCAGCCCTGGACCATCCGGCAGTACGCGGGCTTCTCCACCGCCGAGGAGTCCAACGCCTTCTACCGGCGCAACCTCGCGGCCGGGCAGAAGGGCCTGTCGGTCGCCTTCGACCTGCCCACCCACCGCGGCTACGACAGCGACCACCCGCGGGTGACCGGTGACGTCGGCATGGCGGGCGTGGCCATCGACTCGATCTACGACATGCGTCAGCTCTTCGACGGCATCCCGCTGGACAAGATGACCGTGTCGATGACGATGAACGGCGCCGTGCTGCCGGTGCTGGCCCTGTACATCGTGGCCGCCGAGGAGCAGGGCGTACCGCCGGAGAAGCTGGCGGGGACCATCCAGAACGACATCCTCAAGGAGTTCATGGTCCGCAACACCTACATCTATCCGCCGAAGCCGTCGATGCGGATCATCTCCGACATCTTCGCCTTCACCTCGCAGCGGATGCCGCGCTACAACTCCATCTCCATCTCCGGCTACCACATCCAGGAGGCCGGAGCGACGGCCGACCTGGAGCTGGCCTACACGCTGGCCGACGGCGTGGAGTACCTGCGGGCCGGGCAGGAGGCCGGGCTCGACGTCGACGCGTTCGCGCCCCGACTGAGCTTCTTCTGGGCGATCGGCATGAACTTCTTCATGGAGATCGCCAAGATGCGGGCCGCGCGCCTGCTGTGGGCCAGACTGGTCAAGCAGTTCGACCCGCAGAACGCCAAGTCCCTCTCGCTGCGCACCCATTCGCAGACCTCCGGCTGGTCGTTGACCGCGCAGGACGTCTTCAACAACGTGACGCGCACGTGTGTGGAGGCGATGGCGGCCACCCAGGGCCACACCCAGTCGCTGCACACCAACGCCCTGGACGAGGCGCTGGCGCTGCCCACCGACTTCTCGGCGCGCATCGCCCGCAACACCCAGCTGCTGATCCAGCAGGAGTCCGGCACCACCCGGGTCATCGACCCGTGGGGCGGCAGCGCCTACGTGGAGAAGCTGACGTACGACCTGGCGCGGCGGGCCTGGCAGCACATCGAGGAGGTCGAGGCGGCGGGCGGCATGGCCAAGGCCATCGACGCGGGAATCCCCAAGCTGCGCATCGAGGAGGCCGCCGCCCGCACCCAGGCCCGGATCGACTCGGGCCGTCAGCCGGTCATCGGCGTCAACAAGTACCGCGTCGACAGCGACGAGCAGATCGACGTCCTCAAGGTCGACAACTCCTCGGTCCGCGTGCAGCAGATCGAGAAGCTGCGGCGACTGCGCGCGGAACGCGACGAGGGAGCCTGCCAGGACGCGCTGCGGGCGCTGACCACCGCCGCCGCGGGCACCGGCAACCTCCTGGAGCTGGCCGTGCACGCGGCACGGGCGAAGGCGACGGTCGGGGAGATCTCCGACGCCCTGGAGAAGGTGTACGGGCGGCACTCCAGCCAGATCCGTACGATCTCGGGTGTGTACCGCAACGAAGCAGGGGAGTCGCCGTCCGTGGAGCGCACCCGCACGCGGGTGGACGCCTTCGAGGAGGCCGAGGGCCGCCGTCCGCGCATCCTGGTCGCCAAGATGGGCCAAGACGGCCACGACCGCGGCCAGAAGGTCATCGCCACCGCCTTCGCCGACCTCGGCTTCGACGTGGACGTCGGCCCGCTGTTCCAGACCCCGGCGGAGGTCGCACGCCAGGCCGTCGAGGCCGACGTGCACATCGTCGGCGTGTCCTCGCTGGCCGCCGGTCACCTCACGCTCGTACCGGCGCTGCGGGAGCAACTGGCCGAGGAAGGACGCGAGGACATCATGATCGTGGTGGGCGGGGTGATCCCCCCGCAGGACGTGCCGACCCTCCTGGAGATGGGAGCCACGGCGGTCTTCCCGCCGGGCACCGTGATCCCGGACGCGGCGCACGACCTGGTCCACAAGCTCGCCGCCGACCTCGGACACGGCCTCTGA